In Vibrio lentus, a single genomic region encodes these proteins:
- a CDS encoding lytic transglycosylase F: MDVSRMLLFIWIGLFSQLSNALELSPLSNQPYMGDLDVLKTKGTVRVLVSADLGFYYIEDGKPKGIVAEMLYHFEKSLRKKHPYLNVQIIPVQRDDLLPSLESGYGDVAVANLTITDKRLQVIDFSDPMIKDGKELIITGKNSEPLTEIKQLSGKEVWIRASSSYFESVQKVNMELNELGLPPLHVHFIEESLQDYELIELVNQGYIQGTILDSHKAKLWTDVMENIQIHSDLPLREDGQIAWALRKDSPLLKKEINKYVKKARTGTLLGNVIYQKYIDNTRWLGRALNPNKVDRVAKLADVFEKYSSKYEFDPLMMSAQGFQESGLDQSQVSHRGAIGVMQVLPSTAKDKNVNIKNIHKVDNNIHAGVKYMRFIKDRYFNDPAITADNQIYFTLASYNAGPAKIRKMRYLAKKKGYNPNVWFKNVEIVTRKYVSKEPVTYVANINRYFVIYKQLAAINATRENGTARLLQTND, translated from the coding sequence GTATTGGTATCGGCTGATCTGGGCTTTTACTACATAGAAGATGGCAAGCCAAAAGGCATTGTGGCAGAAATGCTCTATCACTTTGAGAAAAGCCTTCGTAAGAAACACCCCTATCTCAATGTGCAGATCATTCCGGTTCAGCGAGATGATCTTCTTCCTTCATTAGAATCCGGATACGGTGATGTCGCGGTAGCAAACCTAACCATTACTGATAAGCGGTTACAGGTGATCGACTTTTCAGATCCCATGATTAAAGATGGTAAAGAACTCATTATCACTGGAAAAAATTCAGAACCTCTCACCGAAATCAAGCAGTTGAGCGGTAAAGAAGTATGGATCCGCGCGAGCTCTAGCTACTTCGAGAGTGTGCAAAAAGTGAATATGGAGCTTAATGAACTCGGGTTGCCACCATTACATGTCCACTTTATTGAAGAATCTCTCCAAGATTACGAACTGATAGAACTGGTTAATCAGGGATATATACAAGGCACTATTCTAGATAGCCATAAAGCAAAATTATGGACGGATGTAATGGAAAACATTCAGATCCATAGCGATTTACCTTTGCGAGAGGATGGTCAAATAGCTTGGGCACTGAGAAAAGACAGCCCTCTTCTCAAAAAAGAAATCAACAAGTACGTTAAGAAAGCCCGCACAGGTACTTTACTGGGTAACGTGATCTACCAAAAATATATCGATAATACGCGTTGGTTAGGTCGAGCTCTCAATCCAAACAAAGTCGACAGAGTTGCCAAGCTCGCTGACGTATTTGAGAAGTACTCCAGCAAGTACGAATTTGATCCTTTAATGATGTCTGCTCAAGGGTTCCAGGAGTCAGGGCTCGATCAGAGTCAAGTCTCTCATCGTGGGGCGATTGGCGTCATGCAGGTTTTACCAAGTACGGCCAAAGACAAAAACGTTAATATCAAAAATATTCATAAAGTGGATAACAACATCCATGCCGGCGTGAAATATATGCGTTTTATCAAAGACCGATATTTTAATGACCCTGCCATAACGGCTGACAACCAGATCTATTTTACGTTGGCGTCTTACAACGCAGGCCCAGCTAAAATCAGAAAAATGAGATACCTCGCGAAGAAGAAAGGCTACAACCCTAACGTCTGGTTTAAAAACGTCGAAATCGTCACGCGTAAGTATGTCAGTAAAGAACCCGTCACGTATGTCGCCAACATCAATCGCTACTTTGTTATTTATAAACAATTGGCGGCGATTAATGCCACTCGAGAGAACGGAACAGCAAGGCTACTGCAAACCAACGATTAG